A genome region from Microplitis demolitor isolate Queensland-Clemson2020A chromosome 1, iyMicDemo2.1a, whole genome shotgun sequence includes the following:
- the LOC103577952 gene encoding signal transducer and activator of transcription B isoform X5 encodes MTPGVNDGPRNTGTLPKSNRRNDRNREIINSNQPSVRTIYQTQHSNNLLDFQPVANDRDTGRSTKNSNTRSTSSVASLSYQDFADIVSLSGTRQYNYTGEDCIQWQEMAQSVDLRAQSPPHQQPAKPMNVDKMPDRNQVESRLNQIRDYIRMTSTMMESLSLSSDPRAHTQHDKLAIMVEDLRDSERKLSKLLEEYRPIEENGDGADGEESLESQLRKKMEASQRKLAELQEHQANLVGMQQQVRERLQEARQTQQALLLQENNQATTGSSTPAYDAVNSQRQLANDAQVLESETLALRGKLAALQNKKKQMDLLVAELQNVEMSDRASSSSGGSRKPKQDKAVELETLKQQLAHLKNLMAEATRARDGYNAINEPEVDSSLNTGCCNENGETVEDEADAALSSCNSFDHNSEADDTYAKYSNSKERLTVEQIQAVTREMKEQQVLLQAARAELQLLKNSTLTPTQNGPSLLSHSSTPSASVAGVYPADKNSSNNNNNNNNNNSNTNHNNMNGEISQSKKRQLEELVRKEQTLTSNINRDVTPADWSSRRGSNSQYSHTSTPANIWPNSNAIGQVNQQNGGDILAPDNLLDIGPPVTAVDSFGNNWWNVPAPPINPQQHVGTGSVEYYRQLLMSSQAQQLQMMNTTMQQCCQLLWAQQRELQLMTSSITQIQQHLQLNQNQSQPPRVSNETRENYSNLSRSTHHLGNVLDAALPPSSSLPNLVSLPTPSSAPSHNSIVTSANSYHHQHQHQHHNHQQLNNQVPPGNRANNYWDNFRSYSRQNLLSGNSKSVTDSLAGTSGNSNTSTNTVAAVHASHVRDKRNREHGVDNISLHSLSSTEAQYSLNLQLSSNLQTQDRETPARNYNSYNDVTTQPVDNFWEDTNSSFRSMPDSNDDNYLLRHISSEIRDILSSLVASNRTRPDYLVIILREIKAISNDDRLRPKLLRSLRALQDTQSTDNPLNETTDQTASESCQSSDEDSDVGAGANAGAQARPLLNSNNDHQSSLLNEFLMPTHAAGQVPHAQNMPGLLVDHFDFEQAAAQLNEINTFPPSILAPGYNEDLAEADQSRPEASNNQQNSPEDESVEIPETGDMHLANLNIVTLEADREIANLI; translated from the exons ATGACTCCTGGTGTTAATGATGGTCCAAGAAATACAGGAACGTTACCAAAAAGTAACAGAAGAAATGATAGAAATagagaaattataaattcaaatcaacCATCTGTTCGTACTATTTATCAAACTCagcattcaaataatttg TTGGATTTTCAACCAGTTGCCAACGACAGGGATACTGGTAGGAGtacaaaaaatagtaatacaCGATCTACATCATCAGTAGCTTCACTTTCCTACCAAGATTTTGCAGATATTg tttcaCTCAGTGGAACTAGACAATATAACTATACCGGTGAAGATTGTATTCAGTGGCAAGAAATGGCTCAATCAGTAGATTTACGTGCTCAATCACCTCCTCATCAACAACCAGCAAAACCTATGAATGTTGATAAaatg CCAGATCGTAATCAAGTGGAGAGTCGTTTGAATCAAATCCGTGATTACATTAGAATGACCTCTACGATGATGGAATCACTGAGTCTGTCGTCTGATCCA cGAGCACACACTCAGCACGATAAATTAGCTATTATGGTTGAAGATCTACGGGATAGTGAGAGAAAACTTAGTAAGCTTTTGGAAGAATATCGTCCTATTGAAGAG aaTGGCGATGGTGCTGATGGAGAAGAATCACTGGAGTCGCAGTTGCGTAAAAAAATGGAGGCGTCCCAGCGAAAATTGGCTGAACTACAAGAGCATCAAGCAAATCTCGTGGGTATGCAGCAACAAGTAAGAGAACGGCTGCAGGAAGCCCGTCAAACACAGCAGGCGTTACTGCTGCAAGAGAATAATCAAGCGACGACTGGGTCTTCTACTCCAGCGTATGATGCCGTAAATTCTCAACGTCAGCTGGCAAATGACGCTCAAGTACTGGAGTCAGAGACTTTAGCGCTGAGAGGTAAATTAGCGGCActgcagaataaaaaaaagcaaatggATTTACTTGTTGCTGAATTGCAAAATGTTGAAATGTCTGATCGTGCAAGTAGT agcTCTGGAGGTTCAAGAAAACCTAAGCAAGATAAAGCTGTTGAATTAGAAACTCTTAAACAGCAATTAgctcatttaaaaaatcttatggCAGAAGCAACACGTGCTAGAGACGGTTATAATGCAATTAATGAACCTGAAGTTGATTCAAGTTTAAACACCGGGTGTTGTAATGAAAACGGCGAGACTGTTGAGGATGAAGCTGATGCAGCATTGTCTTCTTGTAATTCATTTGATCATAATAGTGAAGCAGATGATACTTATGCTAAATATAGTAATTCAAAAGAACGTTTAACTGTCGAACAAAttcag gcTGTAACACGTGAAATGAAAGAGCAACAAGTACTTTTACAAGCAGCGCGCGCTGAATTacagcttttaaaaaattcaactttgacGCCGACCCAAAATGGGCCATCACTCCTCTCACACAGTTCAACTCCATCGGCATCAGTAGCTGGGGTTTATCCAGCTGATAAAAATTCCagtaacaacaataataataataataataataacagtaatactAACCATAACAATATGAATGGAGAAATTTCTCAGAGTAAGAAACGTCAGTTGGAAGAACTCGTGCGAAAAGAGCAAACTCTCACGTCAAACATTAATCGCGATGTTACTCCAGCTGATTGGAGCAGCAGACGCGGTTCTAATTCTCAGTATAGTCATACAAGTACTCCAGCAAATATTTGGCCTAATTCTAATGCCATTG gTCAAGTAAATCAACAAAATGGTGGTGATATACTAGCTCCAGATAATTTACTAGATATCGGGCCACCAGTAACAGCAGTAGATAGTTTTGGAAATAACTGGTGGAATGTACCAGCGCCTCCCATAAATCCACAACAACACG TAGGTACCGGTTCTGTGGAGTATTATCGGCAGTTACTGATGAGCTCGCAAGCTCAACAGTTACAAATGATGAACACGACGATGCAACAATGCTGTCAACTTTTGTGGGCGCAGCAGCGTGAATTACAATTAATGACAAGTTCAATAACTCAGATACAACAGCACTTGCAATTGAACCAAAACCAATCTCAGCCACCGCGGGTTTCCAATGAAACACGTGAGAACTATTCAAATCTAAGCCGCTCGACCCATCATCTGGGCAACGTTCTCGATGCAGCTCTACCACCTAGCTCATCGCTACCAAATCTAGTCTCTCTGCCGACACCCTCATCAGCTCCATCACACAACTCAATAGTCACATCCGCCAATTCTTATcatcatcagcatcagcatcagcatcacAACCACCAGCAGCTCAACAATCAAGTGCCCCCAGGTAATCGTGCCAACAACTACTGGGATAACTTCAGAag TTACTCGAGACAAAATCTTTTGTCAGGAAACTCAAAGTCAGTAACTGATTCACTGGCTGGTACTTCAGGTAACTCGAATACGTCAACTAATACAGTTGCAGCAGTACACGCGAGTCATGT aAGGGACAAAAGAAATCGTGAGCACGGAGTTGATAATATATCATTACATTCTTTGTCGAGTACCGAGGCTCAGTACTCATTAAATCTCCAACTCTCATCAAATCTACAAACTCAAGATCGTGAAACACCAGcaagaaattataattcttACAATGACGTCACTACACAGccagttgataatttttgggAAGATACAAATTCCTCTTTTCGTTCAATGCCCGATAGTAATgatgacaattatttattacgtcATATCAg cagtGAAATACGTGATATTCTTTCATCACTAGTTGCATCAAATAGAACAAGACCAGATTatcttgttattattttacgtgAAATAAAAGCAATAAGTAATGATGACAGATTGAGACCAAAACTTTTACGTTCATTGAGAGCTCTCCAGGATACTCAGTCAACCGACAATCCattg AATGAAACAACAGATCAGACAGCAAGTGAAAGTTGTCAGTCGAGTGACGAAGATTCAGATGTTGGTGCTGGTGCTAATGCTGGTGCTCAAGCACGGCCATTATTAAACAGTAATAATGATCATCAGTCATCTttgttaaatgaatttttaatgccGACTCATGCTGCTGGACAAGTACCGCACGCGCAAAATATGCCGGGTCTTTTAGTTGatcattttgattttgaa CAGGCAGCTGcacaattaaatgaaattaatacaTTTCCTCCATCAATTCTTGCTCCTGGATACAACGAAGACTTGGCTGAAGCTGATCAGTCGCGTCCCGAAGCTTCGAATAATCaacaa aaTTCACCAGAAGATGAAAGTGTTGAAATACCCGAGACCGGAGACATGCACTTGGCAAATCTCAATATTGTGACACTGGAAGCCGATCGCGAAATAGCTAATTTAATATGA
- the LOC103577952 gene encoding rho GTPase-activating protein gacZ isoform X8, which produces MAQSVDLRAQSPPHQQPAKPMNVDKMPDRNQVESRLNQIRDYIRMTSTMMESLSLSSDPRAHTQHDKLAIMVEDLRDSERKLSKLLEEYRPIEEFKAQPLQCSNQIKRFSELLDILSCQERILVTNNNRRNGDGADGEESLESQLRKKMEASQRKLAELQEHQANLVGMQQQVRERLQEARQTQQALLLQENNQATTGSSTPAYDAVNSQRQLANDAQVLESETLALRGKLAALQNKKKQMDLLVAELQNVEMSDRASSSSGGSRKPKQDKAVELETLKQQLAHLKNLMAEATRARDGYNAINEPEVDSSLNTGCCNENGETVEDEADAALSSCNSFDHNSEADDTYAKYSNSKERLTVEQIQAVTREMKEQQVLLQAARAELQLLKNSTLTPTQNGPSLLSHSSTPSASVAGVYPADKNSSNNNNNNNNNNSNTNHNNMNGEISQSKKRQLEELVRKEQTLTSNINRDVTPADWSSRRGSNSQYSHTSTPANIWPNSNAIGQVNQQNGGDILAPDNLLDIGPPVTAVDSFGNNWWNVPAPPINPQQHVGTGSVEYYRQLLMSSQAQQLQMMNTTMQQCCQLLWAQQRELQLMTSSITQIQQHLQLNQNQSQPPRVSNETRENYSNLSRSTHHLGNVLDAALPPSSSLPNLVSLPTPSSAPSHNSIVTSANSYHHQHQHQHHNHQQLNNQVPPGNRANNYWDNFRSYSRQNLLSGNSKSVTDSLAGTSGNSNTSTNTVAAVHASHVRDKRNREHGVDNISLHSLSSTEAQYSLNLQLSSNLQTQDRETPARNYNSYNDVTTQPVDNFWEDTNSSFRSMPDSNDDNYLLRHISSEIRDILSSLVASNRTRPDYLVIILREIKAISNDDRLRPKLLRSLRALQDTQSTDNPLNETTDQTASESCQSSDEDSDVGAGANAGAQARPLLNSNNDHQSSLLNEFLMPTHAAGQVPHAQNMPGLLVDHFDFEQAAAQLNEINTFPPSILAPGYNEDLAEADQSRPEASNNQQNSPEDESVEIPETGDMHLANLNIVTLEADREIANLI; this is translated from the exons ATGGCTCAATCAGTAGATTTACGTGCTCAATCACCTCCTCATCAACAACCAGCAAAACCTATGAATGTTGATAAaatg CCAGATCGTAATCAAGTGGAGAGTCGTTTGAATCAAATCCGTGATTACATTAGAATGACCTCTACGATGATGGAATCACTGAGTCTGTCGTCTGATCCA cGAGCACACACTCAGCACGATAAATTAGCTATTATGGTTGAAGATCTACGGGATAGTGAGAGAAAACTTAGTAAGCTTTTGGAAGAATATCGTCCTATTGAAGAG tttaaagcTCAGCCACTCCAGTGTTCCaatcaaattaaaagattTAGCGAGCTTTTGGATATATTGAGCTGTCAAGAACGTATTCTTGTTACAAACAATAATCGCAGG aaTGGCGATGGTGCTGATGGAGAAGAATCACTGGAGTCGCAGTTGCGTAAAAAAATGGAGGCGTCCCAGCGAAAATTGGCTGAACTACAAGAGCATCAAGCAAATCTCGTGGGTATGCAGCAACAAGTAAGAGAACGGCTGCAGGAAGCCCGTCAAACACAGCAGGCGTTACTGCTGCAAGAGAATAATCAAGCGACGACTGGGTCTTCTACTCCAGCGTATGATGCCGTAAATTCTCAACGTCAGCTGGCAAATGACGCTCAAGTACTGGAGTCAGAGACTTTAGCGCTGAGAGGTAAATTAGCGGCActgcagaataaaaaaaagcaaatggATTTACTTGTTGCTGAATTGCAAAATGTTGAAATGTCTGATCGTGCAAGTAGT agcTCTGGAGGTTCAAGAAAACCTAAGCAAGATAAAGCTGTTGAATTAGAAACTCTTAAACAGCAATTAgctcatttaaaaaatcttatggCAGAAGCAACACGTGCTAGAGACGGTTATAATGCAATTAATGAACCTGAAGTTGATTCAAGTTTAAACACCGGGTGTTGTAATGAAAACGGCGAGACTGTTGAGGATGAAGCTGATGCAGCATTGTCTTCTTGTAATTCATTTGATCATAATAGTGAAGCAGATGATACTTATGCTAAATATAGTAATTCAAAAGAACGTTTAACTGTCGAACAAAttcag gcTGTAACACGTGAAATGAAAGAGCAACAAGTACTTTTACAAGCAGCGCGCGCTGAATTacagcttttaaaaaattcaactttgacGCCGACCCAAAATGGGCCATCACTCCTCTCACACAGTTCAACTCCATCGGCATCAGTAGCTGGGGTTTATCCAGCTGATAAAAATTCCagtaacaacaataataataataataataataacagtaatactAACCATAACAATATGAATGGAGAAATTTCTCAGAGTAAGAAACGTCAGTTGGAAGAACTCGTGCGAAAAGAGCAAACTCTCACGTCAAACATTAATCGCGATGTTACTCCAGCTGATTGGAGCAGCAGACGCGGTTCTAATTCTCAGTATAGTCATACAAGTACTCCAGCAAATATTTGGCCTAATTCTAATGCCATTG gTCAAGTAAATCAACAAAATGGTGGTGATATACTAGCTCCAGATAATTTACTAGATATCGGGCCACCAGTAACAGCAGTAGATAGTTTTGGAAATAACTGGTGGAATGTACCAGCGCCTCCCATAAATCCACAACAACACG TAGGTACCGGTTCTGTGGAGTATTATCGGCAGTTACTGATGAGCTCGCAAGCTCAACAGTTACAAATGATGAACACGACGATGCAACAATGCTGTCAACTTTTGTGGGCGCAGCAGCGTGAATTACAATTAATGACAAGTTCAATAACTCAGATACAACAGCACTTGCAATTGAACCAAAACCAATCTCAGCCACCGCGGGTTTCCAATGAAACACGTGAGAACTATTCAAATCTAAGCCGCTCGACCCATCATCTGGGCAACGTTCTCGATGCAGCTCTACCACCTAGCTCATCGCTACCAAATCTAGTCTCTCTGCCGACACCCTCATCAGCTCCATCACACAACTCAATAGTCACATCCGCCAATTCTTATcatcatcagcatcagcatcagcatcacAACCACCAGCAGCTCAACAATCAAGTGCCCCCAGGTAATCGTGCCAACAACTACTGGGATAACTTCAGAag TTACTCGAGACAAAATCTTTTGTCAGGAAACTCAAAGTCAGTAACTGATTCACTGGCTGGTACTTCAGGTAACTCGAATACGTCAACTAATACAGTTGCAGCAGTACACGCGAGTCATGT aAGGGACAAAAGAAATCGTGAGCACGGAGTTGATAATATATCATTACATTCTTTGTCGAGTACCGAGGCTCAGTACTCATTAAATCTCCAACTCTCATCAAATCTACAAACTCAAGATCGTGAAACACCAGcaagaaattataattcttACAATGACGTCACTACACAGccagttgataatttttgggAAGATACAAATTCCTCTTTTCGTTCAATGCCCGATAGTAATgatgacaattatttattacgtcATATCAg cagtGAAATACGTGATATTCTTTCATCACTAGTTGCATCAAATAGAACAAGACCAGATTatcttgttattattttacgtgAAATAAAAGCAATAAGTAATGATGACAGATTGAGACCAAAACTTTTACGTTCATTGAGAGCTCTCCAGGATACTCAGTCAACCGACAATCCattg AATGAAACAACAGATCAGACAGCAAGTGAAAGTTGTCAGTCGAGTGACGAAGATTCAGATGTTGGTGCTGGTGCTAATGCTGGTGCTCAAGCACGGCCATTATTAAACAGTAATAATGATCATCAGTCATCTttgttaaatgaatttttaatgccGACTCATGCTGCTGGACAAGTACCGCACGCGCAAAATATGCCGGGTCTTTTAGTTGatcattttgattttgaa CAGGCAGCTGcacaattaaatgaaattaatacaTTTCCTCCATCAATTCTTGCTCCTGGATACAACGAAGACTTGGCTGAAGCTGATCAGTCGCGTCCCGAAGCTTCGAATAATCaacaa aaTTCACCAGAAGATGAAAGTGTTGAAATACCCGAGACCGGAGACATGCACTTGGCAAATCTCAATATTGTGACACTGGAAGCCGATCGCGAAATAGCTAATTTAATATGA